The Tachyglossus aculeatus isolate mTacAcu1 chromosome 7, mTacAcu1.pri, whole genome shotgun sequence genome includes a region encoding these proteins:
- the TREML1 gene encoding trem-like transcript 1 protein gives MGPALTLLLLLELAGQTTADDDLDVVQRQEGDCISLECQYPLQHSRARKIWCRVSAEGECPPLASSVVNRGSPSRSRARLTDLGRGYSVVTMNALQPGDSGEYKCMVDTTPRSLTVRRVSLQVSPRGTIRDPELGTVPAHHAGPCVSLPAPTPPGQAGQSVPGGIPASAWAWSAVAVGGLLAGAAVLFAVTSGTSGAKLKACTCLSACEAATMDSPSEGSLPREPPLAPGELSEGMYTQLGRQSLSEDSSYASIVLPTQSEPSGTSAPTVHGTRPVEYATVAFRGPSPGLVKAVDAVPPETSLPQSP, from the exons ATGGGCCCTGCCCtcaccctcctgctcctcttggAACTGGCAG GCCAGACCACGGCAGATGATGACCTGGATGTGGTGCAGAGGCAGGAGGGTGATTGCATCTCTCTGGAATGCCAGTATCCGCTGCAGCACTCCCGGGCACGGAAGATCTGGTGCCGGGTGTCCGCAGAGGGGGAGTGCCCGCCACTGGCCTCCTCTGTGGTGAACAGGGGGAGCCCGTCTAGGAGCCGGGCACGGCTAACAGACCTGGGCAGAGGCTATAGCGTGGTGACTATGAATGCCCTGCAGCCTGGGGACAGCGGAGAGTACAAGTGCATGGTGGACACCACCCCTCGGTCACTGACTGTGAGGAGGGTCTCTCTGCAGGTCTCCCCCAGGG GCACCATCCGGGACCCTGAgctgggcacggtccctgcccaccacgctGGGCCCTGTGTGAgcctccctgctcccaccccaccTGGCCAGGCGGGACAAAG TGTTCCTGGAGGTATTCCAGCCAGTGCCTGGGCCTGGAGTGCCGTGGCAGTGGGGGGTCTGCTGGCAGGAGCTGCCGTGCTCTTTGCGGTGACATCCGGGACGAGCG gggCTAAGCTCAAGGCCTGCACCTGTCTCTCTGCCTGCGAGGCAGCCACCATG GACTCCCCTTCCGAGGGGTCGCTGCCCAGAGAGCCACCCCTGGCACCAGGGGAGCTGAGTGAGGGGATGTACACACAGCTGGGCCGCCAGTCTCTCTCCGAGGACTCATCCTATGCCAGCATAGTGCTGCCCACCCAGTCAGAGCCCTCCGGAACCTCCGCACCCACGGTCCACGGGACCAGACCAGTGGAGTATGCCACAGTGGCCTTCAGGGGTCCCTCCCCAGGACTGGTCAAGGCTGTGGATGCTGTTCCTCCTGAGACCAGCCTTCCGCAAAGCCCCTGA